GTGTGGTGAGCAGAACACAGTTCCAATAATTTAGGTCCAACCTAACAGTTAATGGAGAAAACTTTGATATTTCTGTTACATTTGTCTGTGAAGGAGATTTTATGGCACGCTGAACAAATGTTTAATCTTCTACCTCAGGAACTATCCTGGACCATTTAGTGGGTGAAGATGTTATTGCCGACTACCTGCTCTTTTCTCTGAACAGGCTCGGAAAGTTTAGGTataagttttactttttgtttttaaacgcTTGGAATTCTCAGAtgtggtttttacattttgcttgtCATGTTCTTCACTGTTTGGGTGCAGCTATGTCGAGAAATATGACCTCCAAGAGCCAAGTGACGACATCCAGCATGTCCTCAAACGCATTGCTGTGAAACTCGGAAAGACTCAGCGAGTCAAAGCCATCACTGGAGTGGGTGAGAAAGAGCAAGTCCTACACTCCCACCTAGCACATTCAGGAAGTCATTTGCTTTTAAGCTGAGTGTAATATTGAGAGCGATTTGTCATGTGCAAATTAAAGATACAGCCAGAAGCATTCAAACTTTAAAGATTTAAGATGACATAATCTATTAACCAGCACTAATAGAGCACAAAGCTAAATCCTGAAAGTTTGAAATCTTTTTAAGTCAATTATAATTCTAATACTGGCACTATGTCCTGACcttttaagagtttttttttttaatgaaattgtTAAATAAGTAACACAATGTATTAATTTAACATATATGTACAGGACCCTCCACAGTTTTTGGCACCACTCATAAAGAGGCCTAAAtaacctttaaaataatttaggttttgttttatcAGCTTATTCTCTCACTGAAAAATTACAAAGAGAGCCCAACCTTTATTTTGAGTACACCTGTTCTTccatgtttggaaatatttacaaaaccACGTGTCACCGCTGCTGTCAGCACTGCTGTGAATATTTTGTACAACCCCATTTTGACTAGCTAGACTGAGAtggccatggaagaaggttgattttgtgtcgaGTGAACCGTTTCTGTCTTGGACCTggttgttttggatcattattatGTTGAAAGACCCAGTGAAAactaattttcagttttttagtaGTCACCGCTAGATTTCCCTTTACAGTTGTTCACGATGCCATTATGTTTAAATGTGGGGATTCCCACTGTGTTTGGAagggcccacagcatcacagatcctctaccATGCTTGACATTGGCCATAAGGATTCTTCATTTTGgactcatctgatcagagcaaaTGGTTCCAGTTCATGTCCCAGTATCAATCATTAATTCTCAATGTAGAATTCATTTTCCACTAAATAAATCTACTTAAATTAAAGGTAGAGTTATTACAGATTTTTTCAGTGGGGGATTATGCGACTTTCCATACATCTTTACCTaaacaaaattaagaaaaaaatatacaagGGTTTTGGCTTACACTTTTCATTTCATTCCACAGAAATCCTACCATTTTATGACTTCatagaaaaagaaattaatttgttttttgtctgcTTTAGGAAATATCACAGTTACCATCCCAAACTACACAGCAGCAGCTTACAATTTCATCAGAGCGTTCAGAAAAGGAGAGCTGGGACAAGTAATGCTGGACTGATCGGAGACATTGTTAGATCTATTTCACCACTTGAATGTCAACATTGTTTATTTCACCCCTGATACGATGCAGAGATCAACGCCCACATATCCTTtgtaaataaaagtatttaacTTACATAATCTGGGATGTTGAGTTTGTAAAATATAAGGCTGGGGTTTGGCAtggtttaaacagtttatttattagCAGAAAGACAGTGATTACAAAcccttatttaataaatacacaAGTGTTGCAGAGTACAATTGAGTGCACTTGTAGCTATGGAACAGTCTGTTGCTCCTGAGAGAGACCCTTCGGGAGGTTGAACACAAGAGGAAAAAATGAAAGGAGTAAATGTAAAGAGCAAGAGGTCTGCTATATAATTAATGTATGTGTGCCACATGTCAAAACCCAAGATGCTGTAAAACAACATGGTGAAAGGAAATGGAGGAAATGCTTCTCTAGGACATAAATTATCTGAAACAGGAACCTAAAACTCTGTGTGGAAATTATGTTTGTGCAGGAAAGCAAAGGGACTTAAAAGTGTAAATGTTCTCATTCAGTAGGAGAAAAGATTAGCAGCTTTACTTTCAGACAGGATTAAGCTGCTTCCAGCTTGATTTCAGTCTGTTTTTCATGTGCCAGCAAGTTGAGGTTTTATTATTGGATCATTGGATCTGTTTGTACAACAATAAATTGGTTGGTGGGGTACAGAGCGTTGGAGCTGAGCTCACCTTGCCTTCCTTTAGAACcataaaaaatttacttttgtaaaaagaaaattggcAGTATAGTTACAACTGTAAGAAAACAGTTGAATTTggatcttttcattttttttctgtagcaGAACATTTTGCATGGTGCACTCTTCATCAGGTGAATTGTTAGAGGGAATACTATGCTGGTAATGTTGCTGTCCACTGGTATAAAATGACTTTGTGTGtaaatacatacagtacagtaaTGTATTTGTGACCAAGTCCTTCCACTCTGGGCTTAGGATCAGAAATATATCCTAAAATGTGGAGTGCATATCTACAGTATAAAGTCCAACACGAGTCCATACTTTGTGGAAAATGTTGCAATAATAACATGAACAACATTAGAGAGAAAGGATCCGTTCTGGGTTGAGCTTGACATTAGTGCATCAAAGTAATTGGTCCTGTTGTAGTAATCCAGCTCCTCCTCGGAGCTGTCCGTGTTGCTGCGGCGGTAGGCGGACGCGTACCATTTGTCCGCCGTTAAGGCCACCGCGGCTCCGGCCGCAGCAGCGCTCGCCACCCTCACCGGGGACGGCCGACCAGCGGCCCTAAGCCGAGAGCGCGTCCCGCCGTAGGCTCCTCCTCCCCGGTAGGTACCCGCTGCGGAGCTCCGCGCTGGAGATCCGCGAGAGGAGCCCCGGGAGCCTCCACGACCTCCTTTGGAGAGCGCAGGCTCACACAGGAAGGCGGAGAGCAGCAAGCAGGTCCAGCATGTGGCAACCAGCTGCTTCATTCCTGACATCTGTGCATAAAAAAGGAGCAAGGCTGCGGGAGTGAGATGACAACAAAaaggttttgttctttttcatgTTGTGTGGCACCTCCAACCTATCGTGATGTTTGCACTGAGCTCCGGGTGGATCGGTGATGGTGGGATCTGTGAGGTTCTGAGTTGCTTAGTGGTGCTCAGCAAAGAAAGGTGTCCATGTTGCACAACACATATGGTCATGACGGAATAAGGATGTTAGTGCATGAAATAAAAACTCGTCCACTTGATGATTATGAATAAAACACTGACTGTTTCTGATTAAATATAGGCCGTGATTTAAAATGCAGGGCTGCGTTTGAGCATATATACATTTGTAATTAGCTGCATTAGGTGTGCTGAAAATGTTCGAGATTAAACGTATGTTGATAAACAAATGTAACAAGGCAAATAGATGCACGCATCGCCTATAAAGCTCAGCGTCGTAAATTAGCCTCGATAAGCCTCTGCTGCCTGGATGATTCGCGTTtgaaaacaatgcagccacaatCAGGGGACTATTGCATGTAATAACATGTAGGTTAATGCTTACCTTATCCGTTATCCTTGCTGATGTGGCCGCAGAGGAAGATACAGCTGATTGTCACGGATGGAGGCGCGCTTGTCCAGGCGATGCCGTGAACGCGCTGCGCGCCTCCCTCCGTGAATGTCAGAtagtataaaatatttttatttttattttatctgttcctgattatttcattttgtcCTTTATACTATTTAATTGTATAGTTAttcatctattttttttaaatataattttgtttagagttatttttaCTTAGTTTCATGGTTCCGACTAATCATGTCCCATATGTTCCCATCAGACCACTTCACTCTCATACTACAGATTCACTGGTGGGTCCTGGAGTTTCTGGAAGTATAATGGGAGCCAGATCTTTTAGTTACCATATGGCTCCTATGTTGTAGAGATACCGGGCGCTTTGAAAACTAGTCTTAAAACCTTAACTACTTCATCACTCAGAGAATCAGGTTATTCTGaagtagttatgctgctatgggCTTATAAACTCCTGGCAGACAAACTGAGCGCTTTCCTCATCCTGCTATTTTCTCCATCTTATCTCCATTAATGCATTATTTGCAATTACCGTTGTCATAGATAACTCAACTTTCCTTATCATCCTGTTTGTACTATTTTCTCTTTCGTGGACAAAGCCATTGAAGGTGTTACTGTTAAAGCTATTTGCAGTAATGCTGACCCTGGTTAGCTGTGCTTTTCTCTGGTGCTtctgtagttttattttttgagagatttttgtgtgtgtgtgtttctggtcCACCTTTTAAATCCCCATTCTGCTCAGATGAGCAGATGGATGCTCATACTGAGTCTGGTCCTTATGATGGTGTCTTCTTGTTAAAATGGAGCTGTTGCTTTTCACTTTAAGCATGCTCAGggtgaaggattgctgcaaagtcaatgtaTTGATGGAGTCGGCTGGGAATTCTTAATTCTTTACCAAATG
This genomic stretch from Girardinichthys multiradiatus isolate DD_20200921_A chromosome 22, DD_fGirMul_XY1, whole genome shotgun sequence harbors:
- the sprn gene encoding shadow of prion protein, which produces MSGMKQLVATCWTCLLLSAFLCEPALSKGGRGGSRGSSRGSPARSSAAGTYRGGGAYGGTRSRLRAAGRPSPVRVASAAAAGAAVALTADKWYASAYRRSNTDSSEEELDYYNRTNYFDALMSSSTQNGSFLSNVVHVIIATFSTKYGLVLDFIL